A genomic segment from Alteribacillus bidgolensis encodes:
- a CDS encoding calcium-translocating P-type ATPase, SERCA-type, whose amino-acid sequence MNWHQQPKEKLEHILQVTAGTGLDHGQAKARLKQVGPNTLEEKKKVPGWLLFLNQFQDTMILILLGATAISAALGEYIDAITIIFIVIMNGILGFIQENKAEKSLDALKELASPTITVRRNGQWKTIPSMEAVPGDIVKLTGGDKVSADIRLLEANGLTAEESALTGESFPVQKTADVLNEDDISIGEKQNMVFAGTLITKGYATGVIVATGMKTEMGKIAHLLSSSEKNETPLQRRLAHLGTMLITGALILTGLVVVLGIMQGQPMYKMFLSGVSLAVAAIPEGLPAIVTVVLALGVQRMIKRNAIVRQLPAVETLGCASVICSDKTGTLTQNKMKVTALWDGSGLSLRKPKKSFQKTKNEKLLTYGALCTQITVDSTHSQTAANSDMKGDPTENALLEAAASCGIELNMLLSNHKVERDFPFDSERKRMSVLVKNKKGESFIITKGAPDILLERASHIDTNGRIERLSTYKKNEVKQTIGYMANKALRTIAVAYRPLKAGETINSADAAERNLIFLGVEGMIDPPRQEAKDAIMECRQAGIKTIMITGDHKDTAAAIARDIGLLPEYGLVITGKEWNQATDKEKQKLMQRAYVFARVSPEDKLNIVNVLKKQGHIVAMTGDGVNDAPALKSADIGIAMGKTGTDVAKEASALILRDDNFSTIRSAIKEGRNIYENIRKFIRYMLASNVGEILVMLFAVMLGMPLPLVAIQILWINLITDGLPAMALGLDQPENNVMKRPPRSAKESIFARGMGWKIISRGFLIGCVTLLGFMTALHEQPNDLIRAQTIAFSTLVMAQLIHVFDCRTNQTIFDRNPFENKYLTAAVLSSIFLLLLVIYTPMLQPIFHTTPLSAMEWALVLALASIPTFALAGKTLFRQTNVRKAKAS is encoded by the coding sequence ATGAACTGGCATCAGCAACCAAAAGAAAAATTGGAACACATATTACAAGTCACTGCCGGAACAGGATTAGATCATGGACAGGCTAAAGCTCGTTTAAAACAAGTAGGACCAAATACACTTGAAGAAAAGAAAAAGGTACCAGGCTGGCTTTTATTTTTAAACCAGTTCCAGGATACTATGATTCTCATCCTGTTAGGGGCAACTGCAATTTCTGCTGCGTTAGGAGAATATATTGACGCAATTACCATAATTTTTATTGTCATTATGAATGGAATCCTCGGGTTTATTCAAGAAAATAAAGCGGAAAAGTCTCTTGATGCTTTAAAAGAATTGGCTTCTCCGACAATAACAGTGAGAAGAAATGGCCAATGGAAAACAATACCTTCAATGGAAGCAGTACCTGGAGATATAGTGAAGCTTACCGGCGGGGATAAAGTAAGTGCTGATATTCGGCTGCTCGAAGCGAACGGTTTAACTGCAGAAGAATCAGCCTTAACAGGTGAATCTTTCCCGGTCCAAAAAACAGCGGATGTTTTAAATGAAGATGACATTTCAATTGGTGAAAAACAAAATATGGTGTTTGCGGGTACATTGATTACAAAAGGGTATGCGACTGGGGTTATTGTAGCTACAGGAATGAAAACAGAGATGGGAAAAATCGCTCATTTACTCAGCTCTTCGGAGAAAAATGAAACCCCTCTGCAACGAAGGCTTGCTCACTTAGGAACGATGTTAATTACAGGGGCGCTTATCCTTACAGGATTAGTAGTTGTGCTTGGTATTATGCAAGGCCAGCCTATGTATAAAATGTTTCTTTCCGGCGTGTCACTTGCAGTTGCAGCTATTCCTGAAGGACTGCCGGCTATTGTAACCGTTGTGTTAGCTCTTGGTGTACAACGCATGATAAAAAGAAATGCGATTGTAAGACAGCTGCCAGCGGTTGAAACCCTGGGCTGTGCTTCGGTTATTTGTTCGGACAAGACAGGTACGCTGACTCAAAATAAAATGAAAGTGACGGCGTTATGGGATGGAAGCGGGCTGTCGCTTCGAAAACCAAAAAAATCTTTTCAAAAAACAAAAAATGAAAAACTATTAACGTATGGTGCACTTTGTACTCAAATTACTGTTGATTCGACTCATTCACAAACCGCAGCAAACAGTGATATGAAGGGAGATCCAACAGAAAATGCTTTATTAGAAGCAGCTGCTTCGTGCGGGATTGAACTTAATATGCTTTTATCTAATCATAAAGTGGAACGTGATTTCCCGTTTGATTCGGAACGAAAGCGCATGTCTGTACTCGTGAAAAACAAGAAGGGTGAATCTTTTATTATTACGAAAGGAGCACCCGATATTTTGCTTGAAAGAGCTTCTCATATTGATACGAACGGACGAATAGAACGGCTATCCACTTATAAGAAAAATGAAGTGAAGCAGACGATCGGGTATATGGCAAATAAAGCATTGCGTACGATTGCGGTTGCGTATCGGCCGCTAAAAGCAGGAGAGACCATCAATAGTGCTGATGCCGCCGAAAGAAATCTTATTTTTCTTGGAGTAGAGGGGATGATTGACCCTCCTCGCCAGGAAGCAAAAGATGCGATTATGGAATGTCGTCAAGCTGGTATTAAAACAATTATGATTACAGGAGACCATAAAGATACAGCAGCAGCGATTGCAAGAGACATCGGCTTATTGCCAGAGTATGGCCTTGTTATTACCGGAAAAGAGTGGAATCAAGCAACCGATAAAGAAAAACAAAAACTTATGCAGCGAGCATATGTGTTTGCACGGGTTAGTCCGGAAGATAAATTAAATATTGTAAATGTTTTAAAGAAACAGGGACACATTGTTGCAATGACAGGTGATGGAGTAAATGATGCTCCTGCTCTTAAATCTGCAGATATCGGTATTGCAATGGGGAAAACAGGAACCGATGTAGCAAAAGAAGCCTCGGCTCTCATATTACGCGACGACAATTTCTCTACTATTCGCTCGGCAATCAAAGAAGGCCGCAATATTTATGAAAATATCCGTAAGTTCATTCGTTATATGCTCGCATCTAATGTTGGAGAAATATTAGTTATGCTTTTTGCTGTTATGCTTGGAATGCCGCTTCCCCTTGTAGCTATACAAATTCTATGGATTAATTTAATTACAGATGGTCTGCCGGCCATGGCCCTAGGACTCGATCAGCCGGAAAACAATGTAATGAAACGGCCCCCTAGGTCTGCGAAGGAAAGTATTTTCGCTCGTGGAATGGGATGGAAAATTATCTCTAGAGGATTTTTAATTGGATGTGTGACATTGCTTGGGTTTATGACAGCTCTTCATGAACAGCCAAATGATTTAATTAGAGCACAGACGATTGCTTTCTCTACGCTTGTTATGGCTCAGCTTATCCATGTTTTTGACTGCCGTACCAATCAGACAATCTTTGATAGAAATCCATTTGAAAATAAATATTTAACAGCAGCTGTTTTATCATCAATCTTTTTGCTCTTACTTGTTATTTACACGCCAATGCTTCAGCCGATTTTTCATACCACTCCCCTTAGTGCAATGGAATGGGCGCTTGTTCTCGCACTTGCTTCTATACCTACCTTTGCACTTGCAGGAAAGACACTTTTTCGTCAGACTAATGTAAGAAAAGCGAAAGCCTCATAA
- the priA gene encoding primosomal protein N': MMYAKVIVDVTAGQTNKAFDYRIPEELIDLILPGMRVIVPFGPRKIQGFIWEITENTELDRVKPISEMLDPYPVLTNEMLQLGQWLAEETVCFLITALQSMIPSAIRAKPKKILKLSTEEQYLPASLQAVFAGKSSVDWNTIPNEKEIFSSIKQAVEKEEIEVDYLVKDKTKKKTIQSIRMNPQYRGVRFADILGNRAKKQIAVMEWFDTRYPDEKIPIKEVIDTLQTSKHTMQQLITKEMLFLEELEEYRDPYSDRFFEPDPRPELTGQQKHVLAPVRTAVDHNQDTTFLLRGVTGSGKTEIYLRAIEKVLEKGEEAIVLVPEISLTPQMVERFKGRFGSKVAVLHSALSAGEKYDEWRKIHRKEVQVAVGARSAVFAPFEKLGLIIIDEEHEGSYKQEDHPRYHARHIAIWRGSYHKCPVILGSATPSLESYARAKRGVYELLELKERVNNIAMPEVNIVDMRKELRKGNRSAFSELLLQKLKDRLDRNEQAVLFLNRRGYSTFVMCRNCGYTAECPHCEITLTYHHTQRKLKCHYCGYEEPMLTTCPACESEHIRFFGTGTQKVEEELTKLLPEARVIRMDVDTTSKKGSHEKLLQAFGNGEADILLGTQMIAKGLDFPRITLAGVLAADTMLHLPDFRASERTFQLLTQVSGRAGRDKLTGEVVIQTYTPDHYSIEHAKTHDYEAFSLEEMGHRKRSGYPPYYYLALVTIAHEDVVKVMQTAEKIASFLRSSFSPQTKVLGPTVSPIARIKDRYRYQCMIKYRNEPDLKSILNKIANRYQKEMATDKLFISIDMNPQMFM, encoded by the coding sequence ATGATGTATGCAAAAGTAATTGTAGATGTCACTGCAGGTCAGACGAATAAGGCTTTTGATTATCGTATTCCTGAAGAACTGATCGATTTAATTTTACCAGGGATGCGGGTGATCGTTCCATTTGGGCCGAGAAAGATTCAAGGTTTTATATGGGAAATTACTGAAAATACGGAGCTTGACAGAGTGAAGCCGATTTCTGAAATGCTTGATCCTTATCCCGTTTTAACAAATGAAATGTTACAGCTCGGGCAATGGCTTGCCGAAGAGACCGTCTGCTTTCTTATCACCGCTTTGCAATCCATGATTCCTTCAGCCATACGAGCAAAACCAAAAAAGATTTTAAAGCTTAGTACAGAGGAACAGTACCTCCCCGCTTCGCTTCAAGCTGTATTTGCAGGTAAATCATCAGTAGATTGGAACACTATTCCGAACGAAAAAGAAATTTTTTCGTCAATCAAACAAGCGGTGGAAAAAGAAGAAATAGAAGTAGATTATCTGGTGAAAGACAAAACCAAAAAGAAAACCATCCAATCCATACGTATGAATCCACAATACAGAGGTGTCCGTTTCGCTGATATTCTGGGAAACAGAGCTAAAAAGCAAATAGCTGTTATGGAATGGTTTGATACTCGTTACCCGGATGAAAAAATACCCATTAAAGAAGTAATAGATACTTTACAAACATCTAAACATACTATGCAGCAGCTAATAACAAAAGAAATGTTATTTTTAGAAGAGCTTGAAGAATACCGAGACCCATATAGTGACCGTTTTTTTGAGCCTGATCCTCGCCCTGAACTGACCGGTCAGCAAAAACATGTGCTCGCTCCGGTCCGAACAGCTGTCGACCATAATCAAGATACGACTTTTTTGCTGCGCGGGGTCACAGGCAGCGGGAAAACGGAAATTTATCTGCGAGCGATTGAAAAAGTCTTGGAAAAAGGGGAAGAAGCCATCGTTCTTGTACCTGAAATTTCACTTACTCCGCAAATGGTGGAACGATTTAAAGGAAGATTCGGTTCTAAAGTAGCAGTTCTTCACAGCGCTTTGTCCGCAGGAGAAAAATACGATGAGTGGAGAAAAATCCATCGAAAAGAAGTACAAGTGGCAGTGGGAGCACGTTCGGCTGTATTTGCACCTTTTGAAAAATTAGGTTTAATTATTATAGATGAAGAGCACGAAGGCAGCTACAAACAAGAAGACCACCCGAGGTATCACGCTCGTCACATTGCGATTTGGAGAGGGAGTTATCATAAGTGTCCGGTCATTTTAGGAAGTGCCACTCCTTCGTTAGAATCTTATGCAAGAGCAAAACGGGGCGTTTATGAACTGCTTGAATTAAAAGAACGTGTAAATAATATAGCCATGCCAGAAGTAAACATCGTCGATATGCGAAAGGAACTAAGAAAGGGTAACCGCTCTGCTTTTTCAGAACTTCTGCTGCAAAAGCTAAAAGATAGGCTGGATAGAAACGAACAAGCGGTATTGTTTCTAAACAGGCGCGGATATTCCACATTTGTCATGTGCCGTAATTGCGGCTACACGGCGGAGTGTCCGCACTGTGAGATTACGCTTACTTATCATCATACCCAGCGAAAGCTGAAATGTCATTATTGCGGGTATGAAGAGCCTATGCTGACAACTTGTCCTGCTTGTGAAAGTGAACATATCCGTTTTTTTGGTACAGGAACACAAAAGGTAGAAGAAGAGCTGACAAAGCTGCTGCCTGAAGCAAGAGTCATCAGAATGGATGTGGATACAACCTCAAAAAAAGGGTCTCATGAAAAGCTGCTGCAAGCATTTGGAAACGGTGAAGCCGATATTTTACTTGGAACACAAATGATAGCAAAAGGTCTTGATTTTCCAAGAATCACGTTAGCCGGAGTGTTAGCAGCTGATACGATGCTTCACTTACCTGATTTCAGAGCATCGGAACGAACGTTTCAGCTTTTAACACAAGTAAGCGGCAGGGCTGGAAGGGATAAGCTGACTGGAGAAGTCGTCATTCAAACATATACTCCAGACCATTATAGTATCGAGCATGCCAAAACCCATGATTATGAAGCCTTCAGCTTAGAAGAAATGGGACATAGAAAAAGAAGCGGTTATCCCCCTTATTATTACTTAGCACTTGTAACAATTGCGCATGAAGATGTAGTAAAAGTGATGCAGACTGCGGAAAAAATTGCTTCTTTTCTGAGAAGCTCATTTTCTCCTCAAACAAAAGTACTCGGGCCGACTGTTTCACCTATTGCCCGCATTAAAGATAGATATCGATATCAATGCATGATAAAATACAGAAATGAGCCAGATTTAAAGAGTATCTTAAATAAAATAGCAAACCGGTACCAAAAAGAAATGGCAACTGATAAATTATTTATTTCCATTGATATGAACCCGCAAATGTTCATGTAG
- the remA gene encoding extracellular matrix/biofilm regulator RemA, with product MNIKLINIGFGNIVSANRIISIVSPESAPIKRIIQEARDRNMLVDATYGRRTRAVIIADSDHVILSAVQPETVAQRLNTKDDMSDD from the coding sequence GTGAACATTAAACTTATAAACATCGGTTTCGGTAACATTGTATCAGCTAATCGTATTATTTCTATTGTTAGTCCCGAGTCTGCTCCTATTAAACGTATTATTCAGGAAGCCAGGGACAGAAATATGCTCGTTGATGCAACGTATGGCAGAAGAACAAGAGCAGTCATTATTGCAGACAGTGATCATGTGATTTTATCTGCTGTACAGCCGGAAACGGTTGCACAGCGTTTAAATACAAAAGATGATATGTCAGACGACTAA
- a CDS encoding class I SAM-dependent methyltransferase has product MDLSEGMIKKARELAKTRAERTSSAFIVGDAYALPFKDGTLDVFRRWL; this is encoded by the coding sequence GTGGACTTGTCAGAAGGAATGATAAAAAAAGCGAGAGAGTTGGCAAAGACTCGAGCTGAAAGAACATCTTCCGCTTTTATAGTAGGGGACGCTTATGCGCTGCCTTTTAAAGACGGAACTCTTGATGTATTTCGACGCTGGTTATAG
- a CDS encoding YicC/YloC family endoribonuclease — translation MSVSMTGFGRAILEQDGGSILVEMKSVNHRFCDIQFRMPRQLLSLEDRLRKCVLEKVERGKIDVFITLEGISPSTKEVNVDWSLLDQYIDQAEELDRLNVFESKLRLQDFLLHPDIAPIEESPQMKEEWQEAIEKAVSKAANELHKMRVEEGIRLQNDVRKRIENMHHLTSQLQEQAPEVVSLYRERLYERIREFIDGEYEPDETRLLQEVAFFAEKINVDEELTRLFSHYDQFILSLEADGAKGRKLDFLGQEMNREINTIGSKANSASLSHLVVDLKSELEKVKEQVQNIE, via the coding sequence ATGTCAGTGAGCATGACAGGATTTGGCCGTGCGATCCTAGAACAGGACGGCGGAAGTATTCTAGTTGAAATGAAATCAGTTAATCATCGATTTTGTGATATACAATTTCGAATGCCAAGGCAGCTGTTATCTCTAGAGGACCGCCTGCGCAAGTGTGTGTTAGAGAAAGTGGAACGTGGAAAAATAGATGTTTTTATAACATTAGAAGGGATTTCCCCATCTACAAAAGAGGTGAATGTGGACTGGTCTCTTTTAGACCAGTATATAGACCAAGCTGAAGAGCTGGACCGGCTGAATGTCTTTGAATCCAAGTTAAGACTGCAGGATTTTTTACTTCATCCTGATATTGCTCCAATTGAAGAGAGTCCACAAATGAAAGAAGAGTGGCAAGAAGCCATTGAGAAAGCTGTTTCAAAAGCAGCGAATGAACTTCACAAGATGAGAGTTGAAGAAGGAATCAGGCTTCAAAACGATGTGAGAAAACGGATCGAAAACATGCACCATCTAACCTCGCAGCTTCAAGAACAGGCACCAGAAGTCGTTTCTCTTTACCGAGAACGTCTGTATGAAAGGATTAGAGAATTTATCGACGGTGAATATGAACCAGATGAAACCCGGCTTTTGCAAGAAGTTGCATTTTTTGCAGAAAAAATCAACGTTGATGAAGAGTTAACCCGGCTTTTTTCTCATTATGATCAGTTTATTCTCTCTCTAGAAGCGGATGGAGCAAAAGGAAGAAAATTAGACTTTCTGGGCCAGGAAATGAACAGGGAAATCAATACAATCGGGTCAAAGGCAAATAGTGCATCACTAAGCCATCTCGTGGTAGATTTAAAAAGTGAACTAGAAAAAGTTAAAGAACAAGTACAGAATATAGAGTAG
- the coaBC gene encoding bifunctional phosphopantothenoylcysteine decarboxylase/phosphopantothenate--cysteine ligase CoaBC: MLQHKHILLGVSGGIAAFKAAALASKLTQAGASVKVIMTEHAKQFVTPLTFQALTRERVYDDTFAEKDPEKVAHIDIADWADLFIIAPATANVIGKAAHGIADDMLLTTFLAATCPVYFAPAMNVNMYQHPAVVENMNTLKERNYTFIEPGDGYLACGWVGKGRLAEPDEIVAFLEAEEKAHTPLAGKKLLVTAGPTYEYVDPVRVFTNPSTGKMGFAVAAEAAAMGADVTLIAGPVHLNALPGVKRINVTTAEEMYNEVTKIYSSMDIVVKSAAVADYKPKTILAQKAKKQNGDMDIPMERTKDILAELGKKKTHQLLIGFAAESNNIVEYAKDKLERKNLDMVIANNITSEDAGFRSETNRVIIVQREQNPEDMPLMTKTETAKEILARIENMLIKDA; this comes from the coding sequence ATGCTGCAACATAAACATATTTTATTAGGTGTAAGCGGTGGTATAGCTGCCTTTAAAGCAGCAGCTCTTGCAAGTAAGTTAACCCAGGCCGGTGCTTCGGTAAAAGTCATTATGACAGAGCACGCAAAACAATTTGTTACACCGTTAACGTTTCAAGCTTTAACCAGGGAAAGAGTGTATGATGATACGTTTGCTGAAAAAGATCCCGAAAAAGTAGCTCATATTGATATAGCCGACTGGGCAGACCTTTTTATTATTGCACCGGCCACCGCTAATGTAATTGGAAAAGCAGCACACGGGATTGCTGATGATATGCTTTTGACAACGTTTCTAGCTGCTACGTGTCCTGTTTATTTTGCTCCTGCGATGAATGTAAATATGTATCAGCATCCAGCTGTAGTGGAGAACATGAATACGCTGAAAGAACGCAATTACACTTTCATTGAACCAGGTGATGGTTATCTTGCTTGTGGATGGGTAGGCAAAGGACGTTTAGCAGAACCGGATGAAATAGTAGCTTTCTTGGAAGCAGAAGAAAAAGCTCATACTCCATTAGCAGGGAAAAAGCTGCTGGTTACAGCAGGGCCAACCTATGAATATGTCGATCCGGTCCGCGTTTTTACGAATCCATCCACTGGAAAGATGGGATTTGCGGTTGCTGCCGAAGCAGCTGCAATGGGTGCAGATGTTACCCTTATTGCAGGGCCTGTTCACCTGAATGCTCTCCCAGGAGTAAAAAGGATAAACGTCACAACAGCCGAAGAAATGTATAATGAAGTCACCAAAATCTATTCCTCTATGGACATTGTTGTTAAATCAGCTGCTGTGGCTGATTACAAACCAAAAACCATTCTTGCTCAAAAAGCAAAAAAGCAAAATGGTGATATGGACATTCCTATGGAACGTACAAAAGACATTTTAGCTGAATTAGGAAAGAAAAAAACACATCAATTATTAATTGGATTTGCTGCTGAATCAAACAATATAGTTGAATACGCAAAAGACAAATTAGAACGCAAAAATCTTGATATGGTAATTGCAAATAACATTACTTCAGAAGACGCTGGCTTCCGTTCTGAAACGAATAGAGTCATTATTGTACAACGAGAGCAAAATCCAGAAGACATGCCGTTAATGACAAAAACAGAAACAGCAAAAGAAATACTTGCACGGATAGAAAATATGTTAATAAAGGACGCTTAA
- the rpoZ gene encoding DNA-directed RNA polymerase subunit omega, translating to MLYPSIDTLMKHIDSKYTLVTISARRARDLKEMEEADPLIDDYESSKLVGIALEEIEHGKLGYKHTEGS from the coding sequence ATGTTATATCCTTCTATTGATACGTTAATGAAGCACATTGATTCAAAGTATACATTGGTTACTATTTCTGCACGGCGCGCCCGTGACTTAAAAGAAATGGAAGAAGCAGACCCGCTGATTGATGATTATGAATCATCAAAATTGGTCGGCATTGCTCTTGAAGAGATCGAGCATGGAAAGTTAGGTTATAAACATACAGAGGGATCTTAA
- the gmk gene encoding guanylate kinase, whose translation MKDEKGLLIVLSGPAGVGKGTVCNALRGVDTEIEYSVSATTRQPREGEANGVNYFFKTKQEFEQMIEENKLLEWAKYVDNYYGTPLDYVVETIEKGRDIILEIEVQGAKKVKERYPEGIFIFLMPPSLAELRSRIVGRGTENEDLINKRMTVAREELEMMENYDYVVENDEVDKAVDRIQAIVTAEHCKKDRLIEKYKQLAEVE comes from the coding sequence ATGAAAGATGAAAAAGGGCTGCTGATTGTTTTATCCGGTCCAGCTGGCGTGGGAAAAGGAACAGTGTGTAATGCCCTGCGCGGCGTGGATACGGAGATAGAATATTCTGTTTCTGCTACAACAAGACAGCCTCGAGAAGGGGAAGCAAACGGAGTAAACTATTTCTTTAAAACAAAGCAGGAATTTGAGCAGATGATTGAAGAAAATAAACTGCTTGAATGGGCAAAGTACGTAGATAATTATTACGGTACACCGCTTGATTACGTGGTAGAGACAATAGAAAAAGGCAGAGACATTATTCTTGAAATTGAAGTGCAAGGTGCCAAAAAAGTAAAAGAAAGATATCCAGAAGGTATTTTTATCTTTTTAATGCCGCCAAGCCTTGCTGAATTGCGAAGCCGCATTGTTGGAAGAGGAACGGAAAACGAAGACTTGATTAATAAAAGAATGACAGTTGCTCGTGAAGAATTAGAGATGATGGAAAACTATGATTATGTTGTGGAAAACGATGAAGTAGATAAAGCAGTGGATCGAATTCAAGCGATTGTAACAGCAGAACATTGCAAAAAAGACCGTTTAATAGAAAAATATAAACAATTAGCGGAGGTTGAATAG
- a CDS encoding Rqc2 family fibronectin-binding protein: MSFDGIMTRAVIHECEQHLLNGRITKIKQPYKTDLLLTIRANRKNKQLLISANPSFSRMHLTNASFENPPEPPMFCMLLRKHIEGGFIREIKQNEMERIVTFVIEGKNEIGDVSIKHLIIEIMGKHSNIMLVEEESNQILDSMKHLPPSVNRHRTILPGREYIGPPKQHKADPLAADENEVLRKLDSNQGKIDHQLVQAFTGLSPQTAKEIVHRAGLGSTEKIAASFTDVMKNVKEHHYYPQIKSTDGKEYYSVIELTHLKGSTKVFDSVSELLDRFHSGKAERDRVKQQAHDLERLLRNEWQKNKKKIKKLEKTVQQAEKAHDAQKYGELLTANLHLIKGGEKEIEVIDYYDENGGTLIIPLNPEKTPSENAQSFFRKYNKAKTSLEMGKKQIKQTKEEMVYLEQLIQQLESAAPSDIDEIREELSEQGYVKKRAKKGKKKHKPAKPVLEKYVSNDGTEILVGKNNKQNEYLTSRVAHKEDTWLHTKEIPGSHVVIRSNSLSEQTLLEAANIAAYYSKAKDSASVPVDYTKIKHVRKPNGAKPGFVTYEQQSTVFVTPDEDLILKLRDSSS; this comes from the coding sequence ATGTCTTTTGACGGAATTATGACAAGAGCGGTTATCCATGAATGCGAACAGCATTTATTAAACGGCAGAATAACAAAAATTAAACAACCATATAAAACAGACCTGCTTTTAACTATTCGTGCAAATCGAAAAAATAAACAGCTGTTAATTTCTGCAAACCCGAGCTTTTCAAGAATGCATTTGACCAATGCTTCCTTTGAAAATCCTCCTGAACCGCCCATGTTTTGCATGCTGCTTCGCAAACATATTGAGGGCGGTTTTATCAGGGAAATCAAACAAAATGAAATGGAGAGAATCGTCACATTTGTGATAGAAGGAAAAAATGAAATCGGAGATGTATCTATCAAGCATTTAATTATTGAAATTATGGGCAAACATAGCAACATTATGCTTGTCGAAGAAGAATCCAATCAGATTTTAGACAGCATGAAACATCTGCCTCCTTCTGTAAACAGACACCGGACGATATTACCTGGTAGAGAATACATTGGACCGCCAAAACAGCATAAAGCAGATCCATTAGCAGCAGACGAAAACGAGGTCCTTCGAAAGCTCGACAGCAATCAAGGAAAAATCGACCATCAGCTTGTCCAAGCGTTCACTGGACTTTCCCCGCAAACGGCTAAAGAAATTGTTCACCGCGCCGGCCTTGGCAGCACGGAAAAAATCGCTGCTTCGTTTACGGATGTAATGAAAAACGTTAAAGAGCACCACTACTATCCTCAAATAAAAAGTACGGACGGAAAGGAATACTACTCTGTCATAGAGTTAACACACCTAAAAGGCAGCACAAAAGTTTTCGATTCTGTCAGCGAACTGCTCGACCGTTTTCATTCTGGAAAAGCAGAAAGAGATCGTGTAAAACAGCAAGCTCATGACTTAGAACGACTTTTACGAAATGAATGGCAAAAAAATAAGAAAAAGATTAAAAAGCTTGAAAAAACAGTGCAGCAAGCCGAAAAAGCCCATGACGCCCAAAAGTACGGGGAATTGCTCACTGCGAACCTGCATTTAATCAAAGGGGGAGAAAAAGAAATAGAGGTCATAGATTATTATGATGAAAACGGCGGAACCCTTATCATACCTCTTAACCCTGAGAAAACTCCTTCAGAAAACGCTCAATCTTTTTTCCGTAAATACAATAAAGCTAAAACTTCTCTTGAAATGGGAAAAAAGCAAATCAAGCAGACAAAAGAAGAAATGGTTTATCTTGAACAATTAATTCAACAATTAGAGTCTGCTGCTCCTTCTGATATTGATGAAATTAGAGAAGAACTTTCGGAACAAGGTTATGTGAAAAAGCGTGCCAAAAAAGGCAAGAAAAAACATAAACCAGCAAAGCCGGTTCTTGAAAAATATGTTTCTAATGACGGCACCGAAATATTGGTAGGAAAAAACAACAAACAAAATGAATACTTGACGAGCCGAGTCGCTCATAAAGAAGACACATGGCTGCATACAAAAGAAATTCCCGGCTCTCATGTTGTCATTCGCAGTAATTCATTAAGCGAACAAACGCTCTTAGAAGCAGCAAACATCGCTGCATATTATTCCAAAGCGAAAGATTCAGCTTCCGTTCCAGTTGACTATACAAAAATTAAGCACGTGAGAAAACCAAACGGCGCAAAACCCGGTTTTGTCACCTATGAACAGCAGTCTACTGTCTTTGTGACACCTGATGAGGATTTAATTTTAAAACTGCGGGACTCTAGCAGCTAA